A region of Campylobacter armoricus DNA encodes the following proteins:
- a CDS encoding MFS transporter codes for MLSSKRTIKSLTALFLGMMFVFIGSALTVNSIAIILKQNDVSNFYIGVIGSCYFLGAMVSTISAHRIVSKVGHIRSFGIFAIIFGIATMLHSINFNLYFWMVLRFLLGFCYYALLMVIESWLNEKAKNSIRSRVIAFYEVVFYSSSGFGILLMSFDFLSNTLFILSASFIMFASIPLFLIRIKEPVLPQKTRISIPKVFDIVPLALVTSFIAGMLLNGFFSMASLFILIQGLGAKEASFFIFCTMLGGFISQLFIGTLSDKISRKFAIILCALTALSAMLCILLLDYNIYLKYFFGFLLGMGMCCLYALSLARANDMLDDSSKRVELGRAVLFTYSFGALFAPAVLGALMYYFEANGFMYFYICLLSILILFAIDKPKFKNLTKFKRKPGNMVMLDDN; via the coding sequence ATGTTAAGCTCAAAAAGAACGATTAAATCATTAACTGCATTGTTTTTAGGTATGATGTTTGTTTTCATAGGAAGTGCTTTAACTGTAAATTCTATAGCAATTATATTAAAGCAAAACGATGTTAGTAATTTTTATATAGGTGTAATAGGAAGTTGCTATTTTTTAGGTGCTATGGTAAGTACAATAAGTGCTCATAGAATAGTATCAAAAGTAGGACATATAAGATCTTTTGGAATTTTTGCCATCATATTTGGTATAGCTACCATGCTTCATAGTATAAATTTTAATCTTTACTTTTGGATGGTTTTGAGATTTTTATTAGGATTTTGTTATTATGCGCTTTTAATGGTTATAGAATCATGGCTTAATGAAAAAGCCAAAAATTCAATTCGATCAAGAGTAATAGCCTTTTATGAAGTTGTATTTTATTCATCATCTGGCTTTGGAATTTTACTAATGTCATTTGATTTTTTAAGTAATACTTTATTTATATTAAGTGCAAGTTTTATAATGTTTGCTTCTATTCCTTTGTTTTTAATACGCATTAAAGAACCAGTTTTACCTCAAAAAACTAGAATTTCCATTCCAAAAGTTTTTGATATAGTTCCTTTGGCTTTAGTAACAAGTTTTATAGCAGGAATGCTTTTAAATGGCTTTTTTTCTATGGCTTCTTTATTTATACTTATACAAGGACTTGGTGCAAAAGAAGCTTCATTTTTTATTTTTTGCACTATGCTTGGAGGATTTATATCTCAATTATTTATCGGAACACTTTCTGATAAAATCAGCCGTAAATTTGCTATTATCTTATGTGCTTTAACCGCATTAAGTGCTATGCTTTGTATTTTATTATTAGATTATAATATTTACTTAAAATACTTCTTTGGATTTTTACTTGGTATGGGAATGTGTTGTTTATATGCTCTTTCTTTGGCAAGAGCCAATGATATGCTTGATGATTCTAGCAAAAGAGTAGAACTTGGAAGAGCTGTTCTTTTTACATATTCTTTTGGAGCTTTATTTGCCCCTGCTGTACTTGGAGCTTTAATGTATTATTTCGAAGCTAATGGTTTTATGTATTTTTATATATGCTTACTTAGTATTTTAATTCTTTTTGCCATAGATAAACCAAAATTCAAAAATCTTACGAAATTCAAAAGAAAACCTGGTAATATGGTAATGCTAGATGATAACTAA
- a CDS encoding AtpZ/AtpI family protein — protein sequence MSKRQKIIRKGIEAADGLSLGISMVIAVLIGVGIGYFLKNLTGVAWLFWIGVFIGVAAAILNVYKAYKAQVKSYEEFKDENRYKDLKQ from the coding sequence ATGAGTAAAAGACAAAAAATCATACGCAAAGGCATAGAAGCAGCTGATGGACTAAGCCTTGGCATATCCATGGTTATAGCTGTTTTAATCGGAGTTGGTATAGGGTATTTTCTAAAAAATTTAACAGGCGTTGCTTGGCTTTTTTGGATTGGTGTATTTATAGGAGTGGCTGCGGCAATTTTAAATGTATATAAAGCCTATAAGGCACAAGTAAAAAGCTATGAAGAATTCAAAGATGAAAATCGTTATAAAGATTTAAAGCAATGA
- the hemL gene encoding glutamate-1-semialdehyde 2,1-aminomutase, which produces MKNNKKAFEEACEFIAGGVDSPVRAFTSVGSNPLFIKQGKGAYISDIEDNVYIDYVQSWGPLLFGHCDEDIEKACKKALEHGSSFGAPTLAETKLAKFILKDWSHLDKIRFVSSGTEATMSAIRLARGFSKKDKIIKFEGCYHGHSDSLLVSAGSGAATFNTPSSLGVLADVAKNTLVAIYNDIDSVKNLINNDNNIACIIIEPIAGNMGLVPAKIEFLQELRKLCDEHQILLIFDEVMSGFRASYLGSFGINHIKADIVTFGKVIGGGMPAAAFAAKAEIMDLLSPLGGVYQAGTLSGNPLAMAAGYASLKKAKNYEGLYEKLEKLGKRLTDGFKEAANDYNIPLQVNCIGSMFGFFFCENPINNYQDALKSDTKLFAKFHAQMLNKGVYLAPSQFETGFICECMDKKIIDKTIQAAQESFKTL; this is translated from the coding sequence ATGAAAAACAACAAAAAAGCTTTTGAAGAAGCTTGTGAATTTATAGCAGGCGGAGTAGATTCTCCAGTGCGTGCTTTTACAAGCGTAGGTAGCAATCCTTTATTTATCAAACAAGGAAAAGGTGCTTATATTAGTGATATAGAAGATAATGTATATATAGATTATGTTCAAAGCTGGGGGCCTTTACTTTTTGGACATTGTGATGAAGATATTGAAAAAGCTTGCAAAAAAGCTTTAGAACATGGCTCAAGTTTTGGTGCACCAACCCTAGCTGAGACCAAATTAGCTAAATTTATCTTAAAAGATTGGTCACATTTAGACAAAATTCGTTTTGTAAGTAGTGGAACCGAAGCTACTATGAGTGCTATTCGTCTTGCAAGAGGGTTTAGCAAAAAAGATAAAATTATCAAATTTGAAGGATGTTATCACGGACATTCTGATTCTTTATTGGTAAGTGCAGGAAGTGGCGCAGCTACTTTTAACACCCCAAGCTCCTTAGGAGTTTTAGCTGATGTAGCTAAAAATACTTTAGTGGCAATTTATAATGATATTGATAGTGTTAAAAATTTAATCAATAATGATAATAATATAGCTTGTATAATCATAGAACCAATTGCAGGAAATATGGGCTTAGTGCCTGCTAAAATAGAATTTTTGCAAGAACTAAGAAAGTTATGTGATGAACATCAAATTCTTTTAATTTTTGATGAAGTTATGAGTGGCTTTAGAGCTTCTTATTTAGGTTCTTTTGGAATCAATCATATAAAAGCTGACATTGTAACTTTTGGCAAGGTTATAGGTGGTGGTATGCCAGCGGCTGCTTTTGCTGCAAAAGCTGAAATTATGGATTTATTAAGTCCTTTAGGTGGGGTATATCAAGCAGGGACACTAAGTGGTAATCCTCTTGCTATGGCTGCAGGCTATGCAAGTTTAAAAAAGGCAAAAAATTATGAAGGTTTATATGAAAAATTAGAAAAATTAGGTAAAAGACTCACAGATGGTTTTAAAGAAGCTGCTAATGATTACAACATCCCTTTGCAAGTTAATTGCATTGGCTCTATGTTTGGCTTTTTCTTTTGTGAAAATCCTATCAATAATTATCAAGATGCGCTAAAATCAGATACAAAACTATTTGCTAAATTCCATGCACAAATGCTTAATAAAGGTGTATATTTAGCACCTTCTCAATTTGAAACAGGTTTTATATGTGAATGTATGGATAAAAAAATAATTGATAAAACTATACAAGCAGCACAAGAAAGCTTTAAAACCTTATGA
- a CDS encoding c-type cytochrome, with product MKIILFLFLFFCGIWAEDFISPKEYQESLYQNPRGISCAKCHGDGSQQVLGYYTKNGEKFPFIIPSIKKIGYKRFRDVLIQPQEAKSIMPTYSLTEQEIKSLYDYITNNKKE from the coding sequence GTGAAAATTATATTATTTTTATTTTTATTTTTTTGCGGTATCTGGGCTGAAGATTTTATTTCTCCTAAAGAATATCAAGAATCCCTTTATCAAAATCCAAGAGGTATAAGTTGTGCTAAATGTCATGGTGATGGAAGCCAACAGGTGCTTGGTTATTACACTAAAAATGGAGAAAAATTTCCTTTTATAATTCCAAGTATCAAAAAAATAGGCTATAAACGCTTTAGAGATGTTTTAATTCAACCCCAAGAAGCAAAAAGCATTATGCCAACTTATTCTTTAACCGAACAAGAAATCAAATCACTTTATGATTATATAACAAATAACAAAAAGGAATAA
- the folD gene encoding bifunctional methylenetetrahydrofolate dehydrogenase/methenyltetrahydrofolate cyclohydrolase FolD, producing MILLDGKKISNEIKNTLKQEVMGLKSQSIEPCLAVILVGEDPASNTYVTSKAKACEQCGIKSLVYRLDANTTQSELLALINTLNYDDSVDGILVQLPLPKHINKDIILESINFSKDVDGFHPFNVGNLNLNLKGGFLPCTPLGVMKILEYYDIKLQGADVVVIGASNIVGRPMATLLLNANASVSVCHIYTKDLKAYTKNADIVVIAAGSPNLLKEDMVKEGVVVIDVGINRVDGKIIGDVDFENVSKKASYITPVPGGVGPMTIAMLLENTIKSAKNRINK from the coding sequence ATGATACTTTTAGATGGCAAAAAAATAAGTAATGAAATAAAAAATACTTTAAAACAAGAAGTCATGGGACTAAAATCCCAAAGTATAGAGCCATGTTTGGCTGTAATTTTAGTAGGTGAAGATCCAGCTAGTAATACTTATGTAACTTCTAAAGCAAAAGCTTGTGAGCAATGTGGGATAAAATCTTTGGTTTATAGATTAGATGCAAATACAACACAAAGCGAGCTTCTAGCTTTAATTAATACTTTAAACTATGATGATAGCGTAGATGGAATTTTGGTGCAACTTCCTTTGCCAAAGCATATAAATAAAGATATAATTTTAGAAAGTATTAATTTTAGTAAAGATGTAGATGGTTTTCATCCTTTTAATGTGGGGAATTTAAATCTTAATTTAAAAGGTGGATTTTTACCTTGCACTCCTTTGGGTGTTATGAAAATTTTAGAGTATTATGATATAAAGTTACAAGGTGCTGATGTGGTTGTAATAGGTGCTTCAAATATAGTTGGTCGTCCTATGGCTACGCTTTTATTAAATGCTAATGCTAGCGTGAGTGTTTGTCATATTTATACAAAAGATTTGAAAGCTTATACTAAAAATGCAGATATTGTCGTTATAGCTGCAGGTTCTCCAAATCTTTTAAAAGAAGATATGGTTAAAGAGGGTGTAGTAGTGATTGATGTAGGAATTAATAGAGTGGATGGAAAAATAATCGGTGATGTAGATTTTGAAAATGTTAGCAAAAAGGCTAGTTATATTACACCAGTACCTGGTGGGGTAGGACCTATGACTATTGCAATGCTTTTAGAAAACACTATTAAATCAGCTAAAAATAGGATTAATAAATGA
- the lepB gene encoding signal peptidase I, with product MNFFKKIYKFTQSWTGTLVIVLLVIFFFIQAFTIPSGSMKNTLLVGDFLFVKKFSYGIPTPHIPWVEIPILPDFNKNGHLVSGEGPKRGDIVVFRYPHEPKIHYVKRCVAKGGDEIVFANKTLYVRMVEGDEYMKDYYPNKTKIIGGKLFVKEPFVEKGIHYDSRVDIESIFFRYLNLGQFAMEPISFTELGANNIYGFNAYYYKVPENEYFMMGDNRDHSSDSRFWGSVDYKYIVGQPWFIYFSWDEDKKVRWERVGRLVETIEKDERFIHHNESDIEALE from the coding sequence ATGAATTTTTTTAAAAAAATTTATAAATTTACGCAATCTTGGACAGGGACTTTAGTTATTGTTTTATTGGTCATATTTTTCTTCATACAAGCTTTTACTATACCAAGTGGATCTATGAAGAATACTTTACTTGTGGGTGATTTTTTGTTTGTAAAAAAATTTTCATATGGTATTCCAACTCCACATATTCCTTGGGTGGAAATTCCTATTTTGCCTGATTTTAATAAAAATGGACATTTGGTAAGTGGTGAAGGTCCAAAAAGAGGAGATATAGTTGTATTTAGATACCCACATGAACCAAAAATTCATTATGTAAAAAGATGTGTAGCTAAGGGTGGTGATGAAATAGTTTTTGCAAATAAAACTTTATATGTTCGTATGGTTGAGGGCGATGAATATATGAAAGATTATTATCCTAATAAAACAAAAATCATAGGTGGGAAGCTTTTTGTAAAAGAACCTTTTGTAGAAAAAGGAATTCACTATGATTCTAGAGTAGATATAGAAAGTATATTTTTTCGCTACTTAAATTTAGGGCAGTTTGCAATGGAGCCTATTTCTTTTACTGAATTAGGAGCCAATAATATCTATGGATTTAATGCTTATTATTATAAAGTGCCTGAAAATGAATATTTTATGATGGGTGATAATCGTGATCACTCTAGTGATAGTAGATTTTGGGGAAGTGTAGATTATAAATATATAGTAGGACAACCTTGGTTTATTTATTTTTCATGGGATGAAGATAAAAAAGTAAGATGGGAAAGAGTAGGGCGTTTGGTTGAAACAATAGAAAAAGATGAGCGTTTTATTCATCACAATGAAAGTGATATAGAAGCTTTAGAATAA
- a CDS encoding pyridoxal phosphate-dependent aminotransferase, translating to MLSQRSQNLGESLTLVMTDIAKTLKANGEKVISFSAGEPDFDTPKIIKEAAIEAIEKGCGAYTPVVGVKEVIEAIQYKFKKDNNLEYKASEIITNVGAKHSLFMAIECLVEEGDEVIIPSPYWVSYPEMVKFAGGTPIFIEGEAKNGFKMTPEQLKQAITPKTKVLMFNSPSNPTGAIYSKEEIAALAKVLEGTKIVVLSDEIYEKLVYNGEFCAFAQVSEDALNRTVSINGLSKCGAMPGWRFGYMASKMNEFNNAVKKLQGQSTSNICSIIQYASLPALLGKADGDIEMMRQAFLRRRDIACEILAKSEKLKLEQIPQGAFYLFISCKEVDSNSMRFCKRLLEEQKVALVPGIGFGMEGYFRLSYATNEKDIIEGCEKIVEFVKNY from the coding sequence ATGTTAAGCCAAAGATCTCAAAATTTAGGAGAATCCTTAACTTTAGTAATGACTGATATAGCTAAAACGCTGAAAGCAAATGGTGAAAAAGTTATTAGTTTTTCAGCTGGTGAGCCCGATTTTGATACTCCAAAAATCATAAAAGAAGCTGCAATTGAAGCTATTGAAAAAGGTTGCGGGGCTTATACACCAGTTGTAGGTGTAAAAGAAGTGATAGAGGCTATACAATATAAATTTAAAAAAGATAATAATTTAGAATATAAAGCAAGCGAAATCATTACCAATGTTGGTGCTAAGCATTCATTGTTTATGGCAATTGAATGTTTGGTTGAAGAAGGTGATGAGGTTATCATACCAAGTCCTTATTGGGTGAGTTATCCTGAAATGGTAAAATTTGCAGGTGGAACTCCTATATTTATAGAGGGTGAAGCAAAAAATGGCTTTAAAATGACCCCTGAGCAATTAAAACAAGCCATCACTCCAAAAACAAAGGTTTTGATGTTTAACTCTCCATCAAATCCTACAGGAGCTATTTATTCTAAAGAAGAGATAGCTGCTTTGGCTAAGGTTTTAGAAGGAACTAAGATTGTAGTTTTAAGTGATGAAATTTATGAAAAATTAGTTTATAATGGAGAATTTTGTGCTTTTGCACAAGTTAGTGAAGACGCTTTAAATAGAACAGTAAGTATTAATGGTCTTAGTAAATGTGGAGCAATGCCAGGATGGCGTTTTGGTTATATGGCTAGCAAGATGAATGAATTTAATAATGCTGTAAAAAAACTTCAAGGACAAAGTACTTCAAATATTTGTTCTATCATTCAGTATGCTTCCTTGCCAGCTTTACTTGGAAAAGCAGATGGTGATATTGAGATGATGAGACAAGCATTTTTAAGACGCAGAGATATAGCGTGTGAAATTTTAGCCAAAAGTGAAAAATTAAAATTAGAGCAAATTCCACAAGGTGCCTTTTATTTATTTATCTCTTGTAAAGAAGTTGATAGTAATTCTATGAGATTTTGTAAAAGATTATTAGAGGAACAAAAAGTAGCTTTAGTGCCTGGAATTGGATTTGGTATGGAAGGATATTTTAGACTTTCTTATGCAACTAATGAAAAAGATATTATTGAAGGTTGTGAAAAAATTGTTGAATTTGTAAAAAACTACTAA
- the tgt gene encoding tRNA guanosine(34) transglycosylase Tgt yields MEFEVQYKSANARACRIKTAHSEILTPIFMPVGTLAAIKSLDAIDMSEILNAKIILANTYHLYLRPGSKVVKQMGGLHGFSKFNGSFLTDSGGFQAFSLNKNSKPDECGIKFKSHIDGSLHYFTPQSVLDAQYDFNSDIMMILDDLVALPASKERIELSLKRTIKWAKEAMDYYKLKQNQGIGIGQNIFGIIQGGTDFEARRLCSQALCEMDFDGLAIGGLSVGEENKAMYDTVEAMMPYVDSNRPRYLMGVGTPEDLVENIARGVDMFDCVMPTRNARNGTLFTSFGKFNIKKAEFITDNLPIDSKCSCYACKNFSRAYLNHLFKAKELTFFRLASIHNLHYYLNLVKQIREAIIKDEFENFRREFYRQRIC; encoded by the coding sequence ATGGAATTTGAAGTTCAGTATAAAAGTGCTAACGCTAGAGCTTGTCGTATAAAAACAGCTCATAGTGAAATTTTAACTCCTATTTTTATGCCAGTTGGAACTTTAGCTGCGATTAAAAGTTTAGATGCTATCGATATGAGTGAAATTTTAAATGCAAAAATAATTCTAGCAAATACTTATCATTTATATTTAAGACCAGGTTCTAAAGTAGTTAAACAAATGGGCGGATTACATGGTTTTAGTAAATTTAATGGCTCTTTTTTAACCGATAGCGGAGGATTTCAAGCTTTTTCTTTAAACAAAAACTCAAAACCTGATGAGTGTGGGATTAAATTTAAAAGCCATATTGATGGAAGTTTGCATTATTTTACCCCGCAAAGTGTTTTAGATGCACAATATGATTTTAATTCAGATATTATGATGATATTAGATGATCTAGTGGCTTTACCAGCTAGCAAAGAAAGGATAGAGCTTTCTTTAAAACGCACTATAAAATGGGCAAAAGAAGCTATGGATTATTATAAATTAAAACAAAATCAAGGTATAGGTATAGGACAAAATATTTTTGGTATTATTCAAGGTGGAACGGATTTTGAAGCTAGAAGACTTTGTTCTCAAGCACTTTGTGAGATGGATTTTGATGGACTTGCTATAGGTGGATTAAGCGTAGGAGAGGAAAATAAGGCTATGTATGATACGGTTGAAGCTATGATGCCTTATGTTGACTCTAATCGTCCAAGATATTTAATGGGGGTTGGCACGCCTGAAGATTTAGTGGAAAATATAGCAAGAGGTGTGGATATGTTTGATTGTGTTATGCCAACAAGAAATGCTAGAAATGGAACTTTATTTACTAGTTTTGGTAAATTTAACATAAAAAAAGCAGAATTTATCACTGATAATTTACCTATCGATTCAAAATGTTCTTGCTATGCTTGCAAGAATTTTTCAAGGGCTTATTTAAATCATTTATTTAAAGCCAAAGAATTAACCTTTTTTAGACTTGCAAGTATTCATAATTTGCATTATTACTTAAATTTAGTTAAACAAATACGTGAAGCCATCATTAAGGATGAATTTGAAAATTTTAGAAGAGAATTTTATAGGCAAAGAATATGTTAA
- a CDS encoding CorA family divalent cation transporter, whose product MLNDILKQTIGNINISNAYYEFDDFDIFMLDITKNSKNIFIFKENQIFEYENEELKLYSNADFIKILKDILQEEKEKNNTINLSIEKREELILENKKVKNFLTKYFILKVKLGKSYKIVSSVLEACKICHSKQHFIKKNLKTIILNLGILERNIKDNIARLEGIYAYINTARSEKINKNIYFLSIMSAIFLPLNLIVGFFGMNTKNLFLSENEYGTYYVLIIIISIFFILFLWYQFKDKKELDLDEFSVKKKKK is encoded by the coding sequence ATGTTAAATGATATTTTAAAACAAACTATTGGTAATATCAATATATCAAATGCTTATTATGAATTTGACGATTTTGATATTTTTATGCTAGATATTACTAAAAATTCTAAAAATATTTTTATTTTTAAGGAAAATCAAATTTTTGAGTATGAAAATGAAGAGTTGAAGTTGTATTCTAATGCAGATTTTATAAAAATTTTAAAAGATATTTTGCAAGAAGAAAAAGAAAAAAATAATACCATAAATTTATCTATAGAAAAACGCGAAGAATTGATTTTAGAAAATAAAAAAGTTAAAAATTTTCTTACAAAATATTTTATTTTAAAGGTAAAACTTGGCAAGAGTTATAAAATAGTTTCTTCTGTTTTAGAAGCTTGTAAAATTTGCCATAGTAAGCAACATTTTATAAAGAAAAATTTAAAAACAATTATTCTAAATTTAGGAATTTTAGAAAGAAATATTAAAGATAATATCGCAAGATTAGAAGGAATTTACGCTTATATTAATACAGCAAGAAGCGAGAAGATTAATAAAAATATTTATTTTTTAAGTATCATGTCCGCGATTTTTTTACCTTTAAATTTAATCGTTGGATTTTTTGGTATGAATACTAAAAATTTATTTTTATCTGAGAATGAATATGGTACTTATTATGTTTTGATTATAATTATAAGTATATTTTTTATTTTGTTTTTATGGTATCAATTTAAAGATAAAAAAGAATTAGATTTAGATGAATTTTCTGTAAAAAAGAAAAAGAAATGA
- a CDS encoding acetyl-CoA carboxylase subunit A encodes MIHKILIANRGEIAVRVIRACRDLHIKSVAVYTEPDYECLHVKVADEAYRIGTDAIRGYLDAKRIVEIAKACGADAIHPGYGFLSENYEFAKECEEAGIIFIGPKSDVIRKMGNKNIARYLMKKNGIPVVPGTEKLNHCTLEEIKLQALKIGYPVILKASGGGGGRGIRVVHKEEDLEKSFEACKREALSFFKNDEVFMEKYVINPRHIEFQILADNYGNIIHLCERDCSIQRRHQKIIEIAPCPSISEKLRKTIGVTAVAAAKAVGYTNVGTVEFLLDDYNRFYFMEMNTRIQVEHPITEEITGIDLITRQIRIANGEILDLEQSDIKPRGFAIEARITAENVWKNFIPSPGKVTEYFPALGPSVRVDSHLYKDYTVPPYYDSLLAKLIVKGSSYDSVVNRLERALKEFVIDDIRTTVPFLIAITKIREFRRGYFDTSFIETHMEELLEKTEDRHQENKEEVIAAIAAALQKIKESRE; translated from the coding sequence ATGATACATAAGATTTTAATAGCCAATAGGGGTGAGATTGCAGTAAGAGTAATTCGTGCATGTAGAGATTTACATATAAAAAGTGTTGCTGTATATACTGAACCTGATTATGAATGTTTGCATGTAAAGGTTGCTGATGAGGCATATAGAATAGGAACTGATGCTATAAGAGGTTATTTGGACGCTAAAAGAATAGTTGAAATTGCTAAAGCTTGTGGAGCTGATGCTATACATCCTGGATATGGATTTTTAAGTGAGAATTATGAATTTGCAAAAGAATGTGAAGAAGCAGGGATTATCTTTATAGGACCAAAATCAGATGTAATTCGTAAAATGGGTAATAAAAATATAGCAAGATATTTAATGAAAAAAAACGGAATTCCTGTTGTCCCTGGTACTGAAAAGTTAAATCATTGCACTTTAGAAGAAATCAAACTTCAAGCTTTAAAAATAGGCTATCCTGTAATTTTAAAAGCAAGTGGTGGCGGTGGCGGTAGAGGCATACGCGTTGTTCATAAAGAAGAAGATTTAGAAAAATCTTTTGAAGCTTGTAAAAGAGAAGCTCTTAGTTTTTTTAAAAATGATGAAGTTTTTATGGAAAAATATGTCATTAATCCAAGACATATTGAGTTTCAAATTTTAGCAGATAATTATGGTAATATCATTCATCTTTGCGAAAGAGATTGTTCTATACAAAGAAGACACCAAAAAATTATTGAGATAGCTCCATGTCCTAGTATTTCTGAAAAATTAAGAAAAACCATAGGAGTTACTGCAGTAGCTGCTGCAAAAGCGGTGGGTTACACAAATGTTGGAACGGTTGAGTTTTTACTTGATGATTACAATAGATTTTATTTTATGGAAATGAATACAAGAATTCAAGTAGAACATCCAATTACTGAAGAAATTACAGGGATTGATCTTATTACAAGACAAATTCGTATTGCAAATGGAGAAATTTTAGATCTTGAACAAAGCGATATTAAACCTAGAGGTTTTGCTATAGAAGCAAGGATTACAGCTGAAAATGTATGGAAAAATTTCATTCCAAGTCCAGGTAAAGTAACAGAATATTTTCCTGCTTTAGGACCTTCTGTGAGAGTAGATAGCCATTTGTATAAAGATTATACCGTTCCACCTTATTATGATTCTTTACTTGCAAAATTGATTGTTAAAGGTTCTAGTTATGATAGCGTGGTTAATAGACTTGAAAGAGCTTTAAAAGAATTTGTAATCGATGATATAAGAACTACTGTGCCATTTTTGATTGCAATTACTAAAATTAGAGAATTTAGAAGAGGATATTTTGACACATCTTTCATAGAAACACATATGGAAGAACTTTTGGAAAAAACCGAAGACAGACACCAAGAAAATAAAGAAGAGGTTATTGCAGCTATTGCAGCAGCTTTACAAAAAATTAAAGAAAGCAGAGAATAA
- a CDS encoding arginyltransferase: MNIIGFCTLEEECPYLDGKFCRNEYNYISYIDKSLNQELVSRGWRRFGSYFSRPICNECNECQNLRILVENFHFSKSYRRVLKKNISTKIILQKPCLSDEHLLLYEKYHYYQKDKKNWKIYDLNFRKYYNLYVDNAGTFGYELDFYIDNQLVCVDLIDILDDGISSIYCFYDPDYSHLSLGKYSLLTEIKLAQLKRLKYIYLGYFVKKCQSLSYKADYSPNEILKYTSALNEQAFLWS, encoded by the coding sequence ATGAATATTATTGGTTTTTGTACTTTAGAAGAAGAATGTCCTTATCTTGATGGTAAATTTTGTAGGAATGAATATAATTATATTTCTTATATAGATAAGTCATTAAATCAAGAATTGGTATCTAGGGGATGGAGACGCTTTGGTTCGTATTTTTCAAGACCAATTTGTAATGAGTGTAACGAATGCCAAAATTTGCGTATTTTGGTAGAAAATTTTCATTTTAGTAAAAGTTACCGCAGAGTTTTGAAAAAAAATATATCTACTAAAATTATTTTACAAAAACCTTGTTTAAGTGATGAGCATTTATTGCTTTATGAAAAATACCATTATTATCAAAAAGATAAAAAAAACTGGAAAATTTATGATTTAAATTTTAGAAAATATTATAATTTATATGTAGATAATGCAGGCACTTTTGGATATGAATTAGATTTTTACATTGATAATCAATTAGTATGTGTGGATTTAATTGATATTTTAGATGATGGAATTTCTAGTATATATTGTTTTTATGATCCTGATTATTCTCATTTGAGTTTAGGAAAATATTCACTTTTAACTGAAATTAAACTTGCACAATTAAAAAGATTAAAATATATTTATTTGGGTTATTTTGTAAAAAAGTGTCAATCTTTATCTTATAAAGCCGATTATAGTCCAAATGAAATTTTAAAATATACTAGTGCTCTAAATGAACAAGCGTTTTTGTGGAGTTAA